One Salmo trutta chromosome 26, fSalTru1.1, whole genome shotgun sequence DNA window includes the following coding sequences:
- the LOC115163121 gene encoding cylicin-2 isoform X1 produces the protein MEFNRPKAPGGGPGDGEGGQVVLSTLDELKPWRSERKLEEHGGQGGLSSTDTTNAAKTDPKAPAAGPGKVDLHSFHSSPSSDSEEEDKCKKEKKKKKLKKRKKKDSSSSTSSSSDSSSSDSEDEKKKKKKKKAKKEGAGDIIVHDAAFISEPGLEGFTDLNNEETKKKKVNSGSDSEEDKKKKKKDKKKKKKKKKKKKKKKKKKDSSSSSSSSDSSSSSSSSDSHKKKKKKKKKKKKKQKRKDSRCSSDSEADKKKGEEADGQGKDEYSCAAGVSAAGEEGAGLEGTLGQKSAKEKKKKDKKTKKDKRTDKGSASEIDGDDKCKNDKAKEGGASAEWICGRDFPEGMEAGNLSDDEREGGGKEKEKKKKLKKKKKDSSSDDSDCEKDKKKKKKKKKKKKTKKKDSCSSDSEDDKKKKKKKKKDDSDSEEDKKKKKKKKDKKKKKKKDKDSDSEEDKKKKKKDKKKKKKKDKDSDSEEDKKKKKKGKKKKKDKKDSSDSEDDKKKKKKKKKDSGSDSEEDKKKKKKDKKKDKKKKDKKKDKKKKDKKKKKDDSSSGSDDDKKKKKKKKEKKKEKGSSSGSDDDEEKKKKDKKDSCSNVEGESKKKTKKDDNKKEDGPENEKCGELKKEGKYVGGLVMGGGCMDSKPSDEGSAIRPKPTLKLEPWGPSADARPNTRYESLYSPSHSLSPRESSPSRPPLSPLEALMRNPTWTSDRDPMTGRGPASSRTTLLKSSDLLRGPKPYQP, from the exons ATGGAGTTCAACCGACCCAAAG CTCCAGGGGGAGGgcctggagatggagagggaggacaaGTTGTCCTGAGCACGCTGGATGAACTCAAGCCTTGGAGGAGTGAACGGAAGCTTGAAGAGCATGGAGGGCAAGGAGGGCTGTCTTCAACCGACACCACTAATGCAGCCAAGACAGACCCCAAAGCTCCTGCAGCAGGACCTGGAAAG gttGACTTGCACTCATTCCACAGCTCCCCATCTTCAGACAGCGAGGAGGAGGACAAATGCAAGAAggaaaagaaaaagaagaagctgaagaagaggaagaagaag GATTCCAGTTCATCCACTTCTTCCTCCTCTGACAGCAGCTCTTCAGACAGTGAA gatgagaagaagaagaagaagaagaagaaggcaaAGAAAGAAGGTGCTGGGGATATCATAGTACATGACGCAGCCTTCATATCTGAGCCTG GGCTTGAAGGCTTCACTGATCTAAACAACGAGGAAACAAAGAAGAAAAAGGTT AATTCAGGCTCAGACAGTGAAGaggacaagaagaagaagaagaaggacaagaagaagaagaagaagaagaagaagaagaagaagaag aagaagaagaaaaag GATTCCAGCTCCTCATCTTCATCCTCTGATagctcttcatcctcctcatcctcagacagccacaagaagaagaagaagaagaagaagaagaagaagaagaagcaaaagagaaag GATTCTAGATGTTCTTCTGACAGCGAGGCAGACAAAAAAAag GGAGAAGAAGCAGACGGACAGGGCAAGGATGAGTACAGCTGTGCTGCTGGCGTTTCAGCAGCTG GTGAGGAGGGTGCTGGGCTGGAGGGTACCCTGGGACAGAAATCGGCcaaagaaaaaaagaagaaagacAAGAAGACGAAGAAAGACAAGAGAACGGACAAG GGCTCTGCGTCCGAGATTGATGGCGATGACAAG TGCAAGAATGACAAAGCAAAGGAGGGTGGtgcatcagctgaatggattt GTGGCAGAGATTTTCCTGAAGGAATGGAAGCTGGAAATCTGAGTGACgacgagagagaaggaggaggcaaggagaaagagaagaagaagaagttgaagaaaaagaagaag GATTCCAGCTCTGATGATTCAGATTGCGAGaaagacaagaagaagaagaagaagaagaagaagaagaagaagacgaagAAAAAG GATTCCTGCTCATCAGACAGCGAAGAcgataagaagaagaagaagaagaagaagaag GACGATTCTGACAGCGAGGAAGataagaaaaagaagaagaagaagaaggacaagaagaaaaagaagaagaaggatAAG GACTCTGACAGCGAGGAAgacaagaaaaagaagaagaaggacaagaagaaaaagaagaagaaggatAAG GACTCTGACAGCGAGGAAgacaagaaaaagaagaagaagggcaagaagaaaaagaaggataAGAAG GACTCATCTGACAGCGAGGATGataagaaaaagaagaagaaaaagaagaag GATTCTGGTTCTGACAGCGAGGAagataagaagaagaagaagaaagacaaGAAGAAGGATAAGAAGAAGAAAGACAAGAAGAAGGATAAGAAGAAGAAagacaagaagaagaaaaag GATGACTCCTCATCTGGAAGTGATGATGataagaaaaagaagaagaagaagaaggagaagaagaaagaaaaG GGTTCCTCTTCTGGAAGTGATGATGACGAGGAGAAAAAGAAGAAAGACAAGAAG GACTCCTGTTCCAATGTTGAGGGAGAATCTAAGAAAAAAACAAAGAAAGATGACAACAAGAAAGAG GATGGACCTGAGAATGAAAAGTGTGGAGAGCTGAAAAAGGAGGGGAAATATGTAGGTGGCTTGGTGATGGGAGGAGGGTGCATGGATAGTAAACCATCTGACGAGGGATCAGCTATTCGCCCGAAACCCACCCTGAAGTTGGAGCCTTGGGGGCCGTCGGCAGACGCCAGACCTAACACTCGCTATGAGTCCCTTTATAGCCCTTCGCACTCTCTCAGTCCCAGGGAGAGCAGCCCCTCCCGCCCCCCACTCAGTCCCTTGGAGGCCCTGATGCGGAACCCAACCTGGACCAGCGACCGTGACCCAATGACCGGGAGAGGACCAGCCAGCAGCAGAACCACACTGCTCAAATCCAGTGATCTACTCAGGGGTCCTAAGCCTTATCAGCCTTAA